One stretch of Pradoshia sp. D12 DNA includes these proteins:
- a CDS encoding ABC transporter substrate-binding protein: MKQKKWYAGALSASLLAAAVLTGCSSESSSSDSKDKVTIDVFQFKVEFKDQFEDVAEQYEKENPGVEINITTVGGGEDYGASLKSKFASGKEPAIYNVGGPQDVADWKDKLADLSDTKASKEALDGTLDGVTTDDKILGLPYNQEGYGLLYNKEVFEKAGIKAEEIRTMKALEEAVKTIDTKKDDLGIKAVFALPGKEKWITGLHASNVFISPEFEENIMNAYKSDKVDFKYGDQYKTYIDLSNKYSIQPTVSLDYSQQVEENFSLGKVAMIQQGNWVYGSIAGIDEEFAQEKVGILPIPVESYKEDSLPVGIPMYWGVNSNNDEKVIEASKDFLDWLYTSEEGKKTVLEDFSFIPAYKGYDSSKIADPISREVYDYATEGKTIGWVFMGYPTGWGEDKLGVNIQKYLSDEMSWDELVKESQKSWSESR; this comes from the coding sequence ATGAAACAAAAAAAATGGTATGCGGGTGCTTTATCAGCTTCACTATTGGCAGCAGCTGTCTTAACGGGATGCTCATCTGAGAGCTCTTCCTCCGATAGCAAAGATAAGGTAACAATTGATGTATTTCAGTTTAAAGTGGAATTCAAGGATCAATTTGAAGATGTAGCCGAACAATATGAAAAAGAAAATCCAGGTGTAGAAATTAATATTACTACAGTTGGTGGCGGGGAAGATTATGGTGCTTCTTTAAAATCTAAATTTGCTTCAGGCAAGGAACCTGCTATCTATAATGTTGGCGGACCGCAGGATGTTGCAGATTGGAAAGATAAACTAGCTGATTTATCCGATACAAAAGCATCCAAAGAAGCACTAGATGGAACTCTAGATGGTGTAACTACAGATGATAAAATCCTTGGTCTTCCATATAACCAGGAAGGATACGGCTTGCTTTATAACAAAGAAGTCTTTGAAAAAGCTGGTATTAAAGCAGAAGAAATCAGAACAATGAAAGCGCTTGAAGAGGCGGTTAAAACAATCGATACCAAAAAAGACGATCTTGGTATTAAAGCAGTATTTGCTTTACCAGGAAAAGAAAAATGGATTACCGGGTTGCATGCTTCCAACGTCTTTATCTCTCCAGAATTTGAAGAAAATATTATGAATGCTTACAAATCTGACAAGGTTGATTTTAAATATGGAGATCAATATAAAACATACATTGATTTATCCAATAAATATTCTATTCAGCCAACTGTTAGCCTTGATTACTCACAGCAAGTAGAAGAAAACTTCTCACTTGGAAAGGTAGCTATGATTCAACAAGGTAACTGGGTATATGGTTCCATCGCCGGAATTGATGAAGAATTTGCTCAAGAAAAAGTTGGTATTCTACCAATTCCTGTAGAAAGTTATAAAGAAGATTCTCTACCAGTTGGTATTCCAATGTACTGGGGAGTAAACAGCAACAATGATGAGAAAGTTATTGAAGCATCTAAAGACTTCTTGGATTGGTTATATACATCTGAAGAAGGTAAAAAGACAGTTCTTGAAGATTTCAGCTTCATTCCTGCTTACAAAGGATATGATTCTAGTAAAATCGCAGACCCAATATCTAGAGAAGTATATGATTATGCGACTGAAGGAAAAACAATTGGATGGGTATTTATGGGCTATCCAACTGGTTGGGGCGAAGATAAATTGGGTGTAAACATACAAAAATATTTAAGTGATGAAATGTCTTGGGATGAGCTAGTCAAAGAATCTCAAAAATCTTGGTCTGAATCACGCTAA
- a CDS encoding DUF6440 family protein, producing the protein MFHYNGLISGLTVMVDKDGKPLVNKDFIPESGTSVE; encoded by the coding sequence ATGTTTCATTATAACGGCCTTATTTCTGGATTAACTGTTATGGTTGATAAAGATGGAAAACCTTTAGTTAATAAAGATTTTATACCTGAGTCTGGTACTTCAGTGGAATAA
- a CDS encoding S8 family peptidase: MKKRKIFAGVVLSVSMALSFGSGTNAEDRSTAKAKDVSSEKTYRVLIQGSQSEKTKVKKNMGTHRDFSNQGFTTDVSEKEYQKLLENKNIEVEKVPEFKIAATAIEKATSAPTTRVPWGIKAIYNNSSLTSTSGGSGIKVAVLDTGVLKTHASLSSNIEQCKDFTQTSSTVVNGSCADGNGHGTHVAGTVAGNGTGVYGVAPQSKVWAYKVLGDDGSGYSDDIAAAIRHAADQASSTGSKVIISMSLGSSSNNSLISSAVTYAYGKGVLIIAAAGNSGYSANTIGYPGALANVVAVAALENVQQNGTYRVANYSSRGNPSTDGDYVIGLKDVEISAPGSAVESTWHTGGYNTISGTSMATPHVSGLAAKIWASNTGYSHTQLRAELQRRAKLVDIKGGYGAATGDDYASGFGFARVQ, from the coding sequence ATGAAAAAAAGGAAGATATTTGCTGGAGTTGTCCTAAGTGTATCAATGGCTTTATCTTTTGGCTCAGGAACAAATGCTGAGGATAGGTCGACTGCAAAGGCAAAGGATGTCAGCTCAGAGAAAACCTATCGTGTTCTGATTCAGGGATCTCAGTCAGAAAAAACAAAAGTAAAGAAAAATATGGGGACACACCGAGACTTCAGCAACCAAGGATTTACGACAGATGTTTCTGAAAAAGAATATCAGAAACTATTGGAAAATAAAAATATCGAAGTAGAAAAAGTACCTGAATTTAAAATTGCTGCAACTGCTATAGAAAAAGCTACTTCTGCACCTACAACCCGAGTGCCATGGGGAATTAAAGCAATCTATAATAATAGCTCTCTTACTTCTACATCAGGCGGCAGTGGAATTAAAGTAGCAGTTTTAGACACAGGCGTGTTAAAAACGCATGCGAGTCTTTCATCCAATATTGAACAATGTAAGGATTTCACTCAAACAAGCAGCACGGTTGTGAATGGCTCCTGTGCTGATGGGAATGGTCATGGTACCCATGTAGCCGGAACAGTGGCTGGCAATGGTACTGGCGTATATGGGGTTGCCCCTCAATCCAAAGTATGGGCCTATAAAGTTTTGGGTGACGATGGATCTGGTTATTCAGATGATATAGCAGCAGCAATTAGACATGCGGCAGACCAAGCATCCTCTACAGGTTCAAAAGTAATTATTTCAATGTCACTTGGTTCCAGCTCTAATAACTCTCTCATTAGCAGTGCTGTAACATATGCTTATGGAAAAGGTGTTCTAATTATTGCGGCAGCTGGTAATAGCGGCTATTCTGCCAATACAATCGGATATCCGGGTGCTTTGGCGAATGTAGTGGCTGTGGCAGCTCTTGAGAATGTTCAGCAAAATGGAACATACCGTGTGGCTAACTATTCTTCCAGAGGTAACCCATCCACAGATGGTGATTATGTAATTGGCTTAAAGGATGTTGAAATCTCTGCTCCAGGTTCTGCAGTTGAATCAACCTGGCATACGGGTGGATATAATACAATCAGTGGAACCTCAATGGCAACACCGCATGTATCCGGATTGGCAGCAAAAATATGGGCTTCCAATACAGGATACTCTCATACACAGCTACGCGCGGAATTACAAAGACGTGCGAAGTTAGTTGATATTAAAGGTGGATATGGAGCCGCTACAGGTGATGATTACGCATCCGGTTTCGGTTTTGCAAGAGTACAATAA
- a CDS encoding helix-turn-helix domain-containing protein, producing the protein MKVGSLIKYYRTKQGLTQSELVEGICSVPHLSKIEHNEKEANDQTIHLLLQRLGADLTNVYEQNNTVKRLLDEWIECINYFQIEEAKEIDRKLDSLVDFIAYTPHLFLYELYKMRYLLFIKDTKKAIQHYKWLDKHKKNLNYQELYLLHYYHAICLLIQNKYRQANEVLEELVSASRDGMSVSADVYYHLALAKCHMEQHGHAIFYANEALNAFTAQYNIKRIMHTLVILGISYTDTGIYEVAAECYKHLKRNAEILNESATLSIAYHNIGYLKQKKGELSEARDYYYKAVNCEAENAQSSMVSLYALAETSYYLGEWEQAKEYLHHLKKKAQETGSKIYQMLPNYYLYMIQGEEERAISYLEEYTLPYLYNGESHYNDIRSVSKILADYYKKSGKFQKALQYIYTDY; encoded by the coding sequence ATGAAAGTAGGTTCGTTGATTAAATATTATCGGACTAAGCAGGGATTAACTCAAAGTGAGCTGGTCGAAGGCATATGTTCTGTACCTCATCTAAGTAAGATTGAACATAATGAGAAGGAAGCAAATGACCAAACTATCCATTTATTATTACAACGTTTAGGAGCAGACTTAACGAATGTTTATGAACAAAATAATACGGTGAAAAGATTGCTGGATGAATGGATTGAATGCATCAATTATTTTCAGATTGAAGAGGCAAAAGAGATTGATCGGAAGTTAGATAGTTTGGTAGATTTCATTGCCTATACACCACATTTATTTTTATATGAATTGTATAAAATGAGATATTTATTATTTATTAAGGATACTAAAAAAGCCATTCAACACTATAAATGGCTTGATAAACATAAGAAGAATTTAAATTATCAGGAGCTATATTTGCTTCATTATTATCATGCTATTTGTCTGCTCATCCAAAATAAGTACAGACAGGCCAATGAAGTTTTAGAGGAATTAGTTTCTGCAAGCAGGGATGGGATGAGTGTTTCTGCGGATGTTTATTATCATTTGGCACTTGCTAAATGTCATATGGAACAGCATGGGCATGCTATCTTCTATGCTAACGAGGCACTAAATGCCTTTACTGCCCAATATAATATAAAGCGAATTATGCACACGCTTGTGATTCTCGGCATTAGTTATACCGATACAGGCATTTATGAGGTGGCAGCAGAGTGCTATAAACATTTGAAAAGAAATGCTGAGATCCTAAATGAATCGGCAACTTTATCGATTGCCTATCATAATATTGGCTATTTAAAGCAGAAAAAAGGAGAGCTGAGTGAAGCAAGAGACTATTATTATAAAGCTGTAAATTGTGAAGCGGAGAATGCCCAATCTTCTATGGTGAGCCTTTATGCTTTGGCAGAAACCTCTTATTATTTGGGAGAATGGGAACAGGCGAAAGAGTATTTACATCACTTAAAGAAGAAAGCTCAAGAAACCGGGTCTAAAATATATCAAATGCTGCCCAATTATTATTTATATATGATTCAGGGGGAAGAAGAAAGAGCGATTAGCTATTTAGAAGAGTATACCCTTCCTTATCTATATAATGGGGAATCTCATTATAATGATATTCGCAGTGTTAGTAAAATTTTGGCAGATTATTATAAGAAATCAGGAAAGTTTCAGAAAGCCTTGCAATATATTTATACAGACTACTAG
- a CDS encoding nicotinate phosphoribosyltransferase — protein sequence MTHYPDDSFALHTDLYQINMMETYFKDGIHNKKAVFDVYFRRNPFKNGYAIFAGLERVITYIKDLKFTESDIQYLREELKYDEVFLEYLKELRFTGTIRSMKEGELVFENEPLMRIEAPLAEAQLVETAILNIINYQTLIATKASRLSVVTGGESLFEFGTRRAQETEAAIWGTRAAYIGGFQASSNVRAGKKFGIPVVGTHAHALVQAYRDEYTAFRKYAESHYDCTFLVDTFDTLKSGVPTAIRVAKEMGDKINFKAIRLDSGDLAYLSKKARKMLDEAGFTDTLITASNDLDEATILNLKAQGAKIDMWGVGTKLITAYDQPALGAVYKMVSIEDENGDMVDTIKISANPEKVTTPGMKNVYRIINKETNKSEGDYITLEYENPASEKILTMFHPVHTFISKEVTNFDAVPLHENIFVDGQLVYKTPDLTVIQQFAKDNLDLLWDEYKRFLNPEKYPVDLSPKCWENKRVRIQEIMEHVRKTEAEVKNWR from the coding sequence ATGACACATTATCCGGACGACAGCTTTGCTTTGCATACAGACCTATACCAAATTAATATGATGGAAACCTATTTTAAAGATGGGATTCATAATAAAAAAGCGGTATTTGATGTGTATTTCAGGCGCAACCCATTTAAGAACGGTTATGCCATATTTGCCGGACTTGAACGGGTGATTACATATATTAAAGACTTAAAATTTACAGAGAGTGATATTCAATATTTAAGGGAAGAGCTTAAGTATGACGAAGTATTCCTTGAATATTTAAAAGAACTGCGTTTTACAGGTACCATCAGAAGCATGAAAGAAGGCGAGCTCGTTTTCGAAAATGAGCCTTTAATGCGAATTGAGGCTCCGCTTGCAGAAGCTCAGCTGGTTGAAACAGCAATATTGAATATTATTAATTACCAAACTCTTATTGCAACAAAAGCATCACGTCTGAGTGTAGTAACTGGCGGTGAATCCCTGTTTGAATTTGGTACAAGGAGAGCACAGGAAACGGAAGCGGCTATCTGGGGAACAAGAGCCGCTTATATCGGAGGATTTCAGGCAAGCAGCAATGTCAGAGCTGGCAAGAAATTCGGCATTCCGGTAGTAGGAACTCATGCACATGCGCTTGTTCAGGCTTATCGGGATGAATACACAGCCTTCCGCAAATATGCAGAATCACATTATGATTGCACATTCCTTGTTGACACCTTTGATACATTAAAATCAGGTGTGCCAACTGCCATACGAGTAGCAAAGGAAATGGGCGATAAAATTAATTTTAAAGCCATTCGTTTGGATAGCGGGGATTTAGCTTACTTGTCTAAGAAAGCACGAAAAATGCTTGATGAAGCAGGCTTCACAGATACATTAATTACGGCTTCCAATGATTTAGATGAAGCAACAATCCTGAATCTGAAAGCACAGGGAGCCAAAATTGATATGTGGGGTGTCGGAACCAAACTGATCACGGCCTATGACCAGCCAGCTTTAGGAGCTGTATATAAAATGGTCAGCATTGAAGATGAAAACGGCGATATGGTTGATACGATCAAAATCAGTGCAAATCCTGAAAAAGTAACTACTCCTGGCATGAAGAATGTGTATCGGATTATTAATAAGGAAACAAATAAATCGGAAGGGGATTATATTACACTTGAATATGAAAATCCTGCTTCTGAGAAAATATTGACTATGTTCCATCCTGTACATACCTTCATTAGCAAGGAAGTAACAAATTTTGATGCAGTACCACTGCATGAAAACATCTTTGTGGATGGGCAATTAGTGTATAAAACACCAGACTTGACGGTTATTCAACAATTTGCAAAGGATAACCTGGACTTGCTTTGGGATGAATATAAACGGTTCCTTAATCCGGAAAAATATCCGGTTGATCTAAGTCCAAAATGCTGGGAAAATAAACGGGTTCGTATTCAGGAAATAATGGAACACGTGAGAAAAACAGAAGCTGAAGTGAAAAACTGGAGATAA
- a CDS encoding cysteine hydrolase family protein has translation MKALINIDYTNDFVADAGKLTCGKPGKEIEEYIVSLTKRFIEDKDFVVFAIDVHDENDPFHPESKLFPPHNIRGTEGRLLFGNLQNVYNTNIGQENLLWIDKTRYSAFAGTDLEIKLRERGITELHLVGVCTDICILHTAVDAYNKGFKIVIHKNGVASFNEAGHEWALSHFENTLGASVL, from the coding sequence ATGAAAGCTTTAATCAATATAGATTATACAAATGATTTTGTAGCAGATGCTGGCAAATTAACATGCGGTAAACCTGGAAAGGAAATTGAAGAGTACATTGTTTCTTTAACAAAAAGATTCATTGAGGACAAAGATTTTGTTGTATTTGCTATTGATGTACACGATGAGAATGATCCATTTCACCCTGAAAGTAAATTATTCCCACCGCATAATATACGTGGTACCGAAGGTCGTTTATTATTTGGAAATCTTCAAAATGTGTATAATACTAATATTGGACAAGAGAACCTGCTATGGATTGATAAAACACGATACTCTGCCTTTGCTGGTACTGATTTGGAAATTAAATTGCGTGAACGCGGAATCACGGAATTACATTTAGTAGGAGTTTGTACAGATATCTGTATTTTGCATACAGCAGTGGATGCCTATAATAAAGGGTTTAAAATAGTAATACATAAAAATGGAGTGGCGAGCTTTAATGAAGCAGGTCATGAGTGGGCCTTATCCCATTTTGAAAATACGCTGGGAGCCAGTGTTTTGTAA
- a CDS encoding ABC transporter ATP-binding protein, producing the protein MKMAELVISISNLQMHYGSKEVLRGINLDVNKGQIIGYIGPNGAGKTTTVKILLGLLTDYTGSVKVFDKELSEDRITYKNRIGYVPELADLYDVLTAREYLTFIGELYGLSYEQADQKAFKLMRLLNIEEMYDSRINSYSKGMKQKVLLISSLLHNPDILFLDEPLSGLDANSVMVIKELLGLLASEGKTIFYSSHIMDVVEKISNRIILLHEGRIVADGSFAELQDVGKEGTLEEIFNQLTGFTQHRSIAEDIVSVVKED; encoded by the coding sequence ATGAAAATGGCTGAACTGGTGATTTCTATTAGCAATCTTCAAATGCATTATGGATCGAAAGAAGTACTTCGAGGAATTAATCTTGATGTAAACAAGGGACAAATTATTGGCTATATAGGTCCCAATGGGGCGGGGAAAACTACCACAGTTAAAATATTGCTTGGACTCCTTACAGACTATACAGGCTCAGTGAAGGTCTTTGATAAAGAGCTTTCTGAGGATAGGATTACCTATAAAAATAGAATTGGCTATGTGCCTGAATTGGCAGATTTATATGATGTATTGACTGCACGTGAATATTTGACTTTTATAGGTGAGCTTTATGGCTTATCTTATGAGCAGGCTGACCAAAAGGCTTTTAAACTAATGAGGCTATTAAATATTGAAGAAATGTATGATTCACGAATAAATAGTTATTCAAAAGGGATGAAGCAAAAGGTTCTATTAATTTCAAGCCTTCTTCATAATCCGGATATTTTATTTTTAGATGAACCTTTAAGCGGTCTCGACGCGAATAGCGTTATGGTCATTAAAGAATTGCTTGGACTGCTGGCAAGCGAGGGAAAAACTATTTTTTATTCCTCACATATCATGGATGTCGTCGAGAAAATTAGCAATCGAATTATTTTACTGCATGAAGGCAGGATTGTTGCAGATGGAAGCTTTGCAGAATTACAGGATGTTGGCAAGGAAGGAACTCTTGAAGAAATTTTTAACCAATTAACTGGTTTTACACAGCATCGTTCAATTGCCGAAGATATTGTATCTGTTGTTAAAGAGGATTAA